Genomic window (Prionailurus bengalensis isolate Pbe53 chromosome E3, Fcat_Pben_1.1_paternal_pri, whole genome shotgun sequence):
ATCTGAGGGGGCGTCAGTGGGGGTCACCTTCCTCTCCAGTGGAAAGTGACAGAAGAGGGGTAAGGGAAGCTCCTGTGGGAATCCCAGGGACAGATCTGGGGGCTGGGACCTAAGGGGGTGGCAGTGGTAGGGGTGCTGTGTTCTCAGATCCCGAGTATGTCTGAAGGAAGAGAGCTGACGGGGATTACCAAGGAGACACAGCGAGGAATCTGGAAAGCTCCACGGTTGCCAGCCTGAGCAGATGGAAGCTGGAATTTGCCAAGGTGGGGACACTACAGGGGGGCACGGGGGTGGGGATGAAGACTCAAAGCTCAGTTCAGGTCTGACAAATAGGAGAAGCCGGCCAGAGACACGAACGTGGGAGTCGCAAACACACACTTGTGTCAGAGCCGTGACTCATGGAGCCCGGCGAGGGGGCGTCTGGAAGAGAAGAGGCCCCAGGACTGAGCCTGAAAGTCGGCCACAGGGTTTAGGGCGCAGAGGCCGGGATGGAAGTGCTGAGTACAGTAAGCGGAACAGGAGGAGAGGAGCTGGAGACGGAATAAACAACTCTTCTGAGGAATCGGGCCGCAGAGGAGAGAGCTAGAGCTTACTGGCAGTCTGGTGGAAAAGATCCAGTTGAGGCAAAACTAATgtcggagagagaggggagcaacACCCGCCAGCATCTTCTGAGTCAGAGGGGGCTCGGCGGAGAGccggcaggggggggggggggaaagggaaGGTTTGGAAGGAGAGCCGCAAAAGGGCCACCTTGGGGGAGGTTGGCATGACCTCCAGAGCAGGACGGCCCAGCTCAGGGTTGGAGACCCAGGGCTGGGAGGCGCCCAGCGAGAGGAGCCAGACTTGACGGGGGCTGTGGTTTAGCGGAAGGAGGATAGCGAGGGACAAAAGGGCACAGGAGCAGCAGAGGAAGTGGTGTGATAACTGGCCAGGCACCGAAGTGGGGACGGAAAAGCCcacaggagggggagggaaggagagaaggcggCCGATGGATGGCTCTCCGGTCCTGGCTGACAAGGCTGCAGAAAAGAGGGGCTGTCATTCCTGACAAAGAGGAGGCCCAGGACTCGGAGCCCAAGTATCTCGAAACGGATGGGGAGAGGACTTCGGTGGGAAGGCGAGCGGCAGCCTTCCAGAAACCCTCTGAGCTGGGCACCAGTCTGCCTTAAGGCCCGCCTCACCGAGTCTGGTGCGTCTGGGGAAGCGGAGCAGGCTgggccctcctctgcccctccctccgcccctccctccagcACACCCACGCCCCAGCTGCCAGAGCCCCAAGGTCAGAGGAGCTCGCCCCCTAGCGGCCCTGGTGAGGGGGTGTCACGGGTTGTGGCTGCCGAGAGAGGCGCTGGGAGGGAGGTGAGCAAGGCACGGGGCAAGGAGTGAGTGTGCAGGGGCCCAGCAGGGTGACTCCTCTCTGACCAGCCAGCCTGGCCCTCCTGGAGTCCCCGGCTCTGGGCCGTCCTACCTGCTTCCTCCGTCCAGACTGGGAGAGCTTCCAAGGCTCCCGGTCCATCAGCTGTACCATCTCAGCTTCTTCCTCCCGGGTCACGAAGTCCTCTATCAGCGTCACACCGGGGAACGGGAAGGCCCAGCCTTCAAAGTCAGACTCCTCAGCCCCCACGGCCCAGCCAGTGTCAGAGTAGTAAATGAAGCGGTGTGTTTTCTGCAAAAGAAAGACGAGGGACCTGGAGCCGCCGAAACCCTTCCTCACACTGTGTGTGCACCTTCCGGAGGCCCCTTCTTAGGAGCGGCCCCTGCCGAGAGCTTCTCCCTCCCCTGGTGCCACTTTGGGAAGCAGCTGGAGTCCAGACTAGGCTGAGAGAGGCAGGGATGCAGaagccctgcctggggccctCTCCTTTGTCACATTCCTCAGCTGTAGGTGGGAAGAGCATCCATGTAaccattttctgttctgttttaaaGATGGGGTGACCCAGGACGAATGAAGTTAAGGAACCGGCTGAAGGCTGCACAGCCCAAGGCTGCCCGCGAGTTCACACTGTTCTAGCGTCACTGTGGGGtgtctcctgccctccccagcgTCTAAAGGAAAGGACCCCGGAGCTGTTCAGAGGGCGAGCACGTTGGACAGctagagggagaggtggggaggactCCGGGCCCGGCCCTCCTCTGTGGTTGCACAGGCACTGCCTCAATCTCCCTTCGAAGGAGAGAACTTGCCAGTCATCCTGGAGGAGTGCCCGGCTGACCCCCTCCTGCTGCAGTGCCTTCAGAATCTGCCCCATCCGGGTCCCAGGCAGCCCCCGGCCAATGACTCAGCGCAGGTCTGGCTTttcatacccaacatgggactcctCTACCAGTCAGTCGTCTCCGGAGCTCCCAGCTGGGTTGGCCATGACTCTGTCCCAGCGGCGTGGCAGCACGAAGCCCTCCCTGCCGAATTAATTCTGCTCCCTCCCCTTTTGCATTTCATGGCCTGTTGCTTCCCACCCCATTGTCCTCTGTCTTCTAGCACTTCACACGGACATGTTACAGTTAGGGAGCCATCCTGGACCTTCTGCTCATCCCACAGACATCAAGTTGAGCAGGTGCTACCCCACAGTGCCCTGTGTCTCCACACCCATGGTCACAGGCAAAGTTCAGACTTTTGGCACTTTTCACGCTTTAATTgcggtaagaaaaaaaaagtatatatatgtacacacgcatatgtacatatatgtacacatgtaagtatatacatatatatatacacatatatatatgtgtatatatatataacgtatTCACCGCCTTCACCACCAAACCTTCACGTTGTGCACCCATCTCCAGCATTTTTTCATCACGTAAAAGCAAacctctgtacccattaaaccacaactccttcttctcccccaggcccaggcacccatcattctactttctgactCTAAGAATCTGATTACTCTCTGAACCTCATATAGGTGGAATCCTACAACATTTACCCTTTTGTGACTGACATTTCAGTCAGTATAATGACCTCaggattcattcatgttgtgtcAGAATGTCCTTCCCTTTTAAGGTGCATAATATTCTACTGTACGTAttgtgtcacattttgtttatccactcatccactgatggatgctTACATCGCTTCCACTTTTTAGCTACTGGGAATGAGGCTGCTGTGAATGTGGGTGTACAAATCTCTCTTCAAGtgtctgctttcaattcttttgggtgtatacccagaattgctggatcatacagtaattctacTCTTAATTTACTGAGGAATCACCATACTGTTTCCCAGTGACCCTTCCAAGCTTTTGCCAGGGACACTGTGACAGTTTCTTCCTTGGCTTCCCAGGCTCCATACTTTcctatcctcccctcccccttccaggaTCTTTCTAAAACTCACGTGTTAACTTCCTTTAAAACCCTCAGCAGCTCTCCATGGCCCTCAGGACAAATCCAGGCTATCCAGCAGCCACACACAGAGCCCTCTGTGATCAGGCCCCACTGACCACCCCCCCAAGCATCACCCTCCTTCCAAACACACGCACCTACCCCAGGCCTTTATCTAAGCAGCTCCCCCAGTGGAAATGTCCTCGTCCACCTCAAAGGTTCTAAGTACTTTTTCATTAATTAACAGGAATTAATTTCCTCCTTGCCCACTTCTGCTCAACGGTTTCTAGGACCTTCGCCTTGCCTGGTTTTCGGCATCCTTTCCTCTTTCCGGTTCGTCTCCCCACTCCGTGAAGCTCCTGGCCCCACGGGGGTTAGGTGGAGGTCCGCTGTCAcattaccccccacccccagggttcaGAGGGGAGTTGCAGTCAGATGGCACCCACTCCAGCCCCTTCCCCAATCCAAACCCCCCTCAAAGCACTCATCTGGTCCTGCAACGCCCCCACGGCGAGGGTCTCTGACACGGGTTGAACCGGGGCCCATCTTCGTAGCCagtttgggcctcagtttccctatctgaaGAAGGGAGTTATGGCacggcccctcccccaaccctcaccTGCGGGGGGTGCTGCCAGGGCGGGTCACCTCCGCGCTGCCGCTCGCAGATCAGACAGGTCCGGATGCCCTTGCAGCCGCATTCCCGGAGGACTTCGGGGGCCGCCACCGCCGCAGCCGCCATCGCCGCGTCCTGGCGGCCAAAGCGCAGGCGCGGGGCCGCGGGGGCCGCTGGGAGTCGTAGTCAGCCCGCGGGGCACGAGGTCCGCCGGGCCGCTTCCTTCCGGTCGTCGCCAGCGACGGGCTCGCGCGGCGCCGCCTCCAGAGCTCCGCCAGCCGCGGACGTTAACTTCGGTCTCCAGGAGGCACGGACTCGCTCGGACGCCGGTGCCGCCGACCGGCCAGCGCGGGTCGCGTCTCCTCGCCATGGGCCCCCTCTCGGCGCGGCTGCTCATGCAGCGGGGGCGTCCCAAGAGCGACCGGCTGGGGAAAATCCGGAGCTTGGAGTAAGAGGCGGGCCGGGGGCGACGGCGGTCCgccgggccgggggtggggggtggggggtgggggggcggggcgggggacaCACAGCCCGCCACCCGGGCCTGCGTCGCCCGCTGGGAGTGAAGAAAGTCTGCGACCCATGCCCACTCCCTCCCTGGCCCCGTTATCGCCTTGTCGGTTAGGCGGAGGCTGATCACTCGTGCCAAACTCAGGGCTGCCGTTATGAGAGGGGCCGGCTGGGCCCTGAGTGGCCTTTTCCCTGAAGGGGGCCCGGGCTTAGGGGGAGACAGTCCTGCAGAAAGGGTATTGAGCAACCTGTTGAGCTAATTCCCGAGGCCCAGGGCAGCACAGAGGAGTTCCCATAGAGGATGAGGGAAAGCGTTCCGGAGGTGCCAGCTGTACTCAGTTGTAAAGTAGTTACTagattttaagaaggaaaagctGTGCACGAAGGTGATCCTCTGCTGGAAAAGGCTTCGGAGGCACCCTGGACtgtcctggggggggggagggggctcctcccctcccctccgccctcccctcagccctccctgtctgcccccaCCCAGCTTGTCTGGCCTGAAGCTGCTCTCGGAGCACTTGGACCCCAAGCTCCTGAGCCGCTTGACACAGCTGCAAGAGCTGGACCTTTCCAACAACCAGCTGGAGACGCTGCCCGCCAATCTGGGCCTGTCCCACCTGCGCATCCTCCGCTGCGCCAACAACCAGCTGGGAGACGTCACTGCCTTGTGTCAATTCCCGCAGCTTGAGGAGCTGAGCCTGGAAGGCAACCCCTTCCTGACTGTAAGTAGggtaccccctcccccacctgccccgtACCCAGGGCCGGCACGCTTGGGCTGAGCCACAGGTGGACACTGAGCCACTCTCCCTCATCCCCCAGGTCAGTGACAACCTGAAAGTCTCCTTTCTCCTGCCCAAGCTCCGTAAGGTCAATGGCAAGGATGCTTCCTCCACTTTCTCTCAGGTGGAGAACCTAAACCGGGAGCTGACCAGCAGGGTAAGGGAGCCAGCGGGCTTCTCTGGTGTTTGGAAACGCTTGGGGACCTTGAGGAATGAGCAACACTGGGGGGACCCTGAGTGAGGGTCACGGGAGTGCTCTGCCCTGATACTGAGTGGCCTTTATGTCCTAGCCTGACATGTTGCTCTGAGCATGGCTGTGGTGCTTGGTCTCTCATCCTGAGAGGTCTGGCTCTCCaggtgtgggggcggggcctggccagGGAGGCTAAGACACTTTCAAGTAACCTTCCTCTGGGCCAGCTTCTCCTTGGGGCTGTTGCTCACGTGTGGGTTGTTTAGGACTGTGTATGCTGCAGCTAAGAAGGTGTGGTTCAGGGAGACTTCCAGGAGACAGTGAGGTGGAGACAATTGGGGCCAGAAGATTGGATGCAGAGGTTCCACAGAGGGTCCAGGAGAtctggggtgggctgggcttGAATCTGGTCCCTCTGGTGGCAGGTCACCGCTCACTGGGAGAAGTTCATGGCCACACGGAGCCCAgaggaggatgcagagaaggccCAGGCTGACTTTGTGAAGTCCGCAGTCAGGAACGTCCGCTATGGGCCTGAGTCCCTCAGCGAGTTCACCCAGTGGCGGGTATGGCCTCACCCTGCTGTGCTGGGAGTTGGTTCTCCCAGATCCTCTATGGCTCCCATGCCTTCAGCTGCCCTGGAAGCCTCTGGCCATAAGGATTTATGGGAGAGTGGCATGGGTCAGGGAAGGCTGACTTAATGGTTGCATGGGAAGCACAGGCTGTTTGTCCCagcagttggggaggggctgggggcccctAGGACTGCATGTACCCAGCTTCCTGATGTCCCGGCCCCACATAGGTTCAGATGATTTCTGAGGCGCTGGTGGCCTCTGGTGGGACCCAGGTGCATGAGACCCGCATCCCGGAGAGGCCTTCAAAAGCCACAGCCGCCCAGGAGCCCAGGGTAGGTGTATCATGCAGCTCTCAAGGCTCTACAGGCCTGTCTTGGCCTTTCCCGCCTAGggagactagaggagggaaggggaggggtccTGGAAATGAGCCCAGGAGATGGCCTCTGATGCCTGGGCGAGTTCAAGCTGACCTTGGGGGCCAACCTTGGCTTTCTACACCCGTGGGAGAGTGATGCAGAGGAAGGAAGCCCTGGGCAGATGGGCCCATGGTCACCAGGCTCTTCTCAGCCCAGCCTTGACCCCCTCCACAGGCCAGACTGATGGCCTTGAAACGGTCAGGTGACGTCTCACTCAGCTTGTCTCCCAGCAAGCGGGGATGCCCCTCCCCACCGGCCCACGTGGAGGGCAGCCCCATGGGCTCCGATGGCAGCCAGGTAAGCTCGCAGGGGCCAGGAAGCAGCTGGGCAGCTGGCAGGGAGAGGGCTGGGGCAGCTGTGaaccccacctctgcccccacagCCTGCCCTGGACCTGGAGCCCCTGCACTTTCTGCAATGTCACAGCAAGAACAACAGCCCTCGGGACCTGGAGACCCAGCTCTGGGCCTGCGCCTTCGAGCCGGCCTGGGAGGAGGGTACATCCTTGTGGGGCAGGCAGGGCCAGGGTGACAGCCAAGGGAACAAGCAGGAACAAGCTTTCTGGTCAGGGGGCCGCCTCGGTGGATGGGGGACCTGCGAGAGACAGCTCATGAAGTGTCGTCAAGGCCAGGAAGGAGCTGCTGGGGCAAACCTCACAGGAAATGCTTTTACTTAGGCTGACCCCTCACAacagggcaggcaggggccaCATCACAGACCGTGGCCACGTGTGGCGGGGAGGCCGTGTGTGTGATAGACTGCCAGACGGGCATCGTACTGCACAAGTACAAGGCGCCTGGCGAGGTGAGTGCCGGGGCCCTGCTCGTGCGGGACTGTGGGCAGAGTGCCGGGGTTGGGGGCCCAGGCTCGGCCACCCGCTCGCTAGGTGACTCTGTTCTGCCGGGCTTCAGTGCCGCAGGCCTGACCTTGCAGGCACCGTGCGCACGTAGCCCTGCCCCTTAGTGAcgccttctccctcctctcccccaggagTTCTTCTCGGTGGCCTGGACCGCCCTGACAGTGGTCACGCAGGCAGGCCACAAGAAGCGCTGGAGTGTGCTGGCGGCTGCAGGCCTGCGGGGCCTGGTCCGGCTGCTGCACGTGCGTGCTGGCTTCTGCTGCGGAGTCATCCGGGCCCACAAGAAGGCCATTGCCACCCTCTGCTTCAGCCCCACCCACGAGACCCACCTCTTCAGTAAGACCCTCTCCCACACCCCTGAggtgtccccagcacccagacGCCTCAGTGCGCCCTCCCCAGCACTCCCCGCAGGGAGCTCCTGCGGCTGGCGGGATTCATGGCTGGCGCCACGCTCTGCTCTGGCCATAGAAACAGCGTGGCTTTGCGGACTGACAGGGCGTCAGATCCTGGCTTTGCCCCCAGCTGCTCCATGGCCTTGAAGCTTTCCCACAGCCTGGGCTGCTCTGTGACTTGGGTGGACACCCCTGCTCCCCAAGAGTGGTAAGCCAGACAAGGGTGATGTGTGAGCAGAAGCCTAAGAAGATGGCTGCCTGCCGTGGGGCACATTAGATTAGGGCGAGGTAGGCAGTGTAGGCACTCGAGCCCTCCGTGGCCCAGCTGTGGCCCGGCCTGCCTCGGGCTGGCCTTGCGACCACGGCCTCAGCCTGGAATGGAGTCCGCGGGAGGGAGCAGGGCCTCCTCAGAGCCGcctctccccttcccatcccctgcCCAGCGGCCTCCTATGACAAGCGGATCATCCTCTGGGACGTCGGGGTGCCCAACCACGATTATGAATTCCAGGCCAGGTGATGAtgctgaggggcgggggggggggggggggggggggccgacACGGGGCCACGGCCT
Coding sequences:
- the LRWD1 gene encoding leucine-rich repeat and WD repeat-containing protein 1 isoform X3, translated to MGPLSARLLMQRGRPKSDRLGKIRSLDLSGLKLLSEHLDPKLLSRLTQLQELDLSNNQLETLPANLGLSHLRILRCANNQLGDVTALCQFPQLEELSLEGNPFLTVSDNLKVSFLLPKLRKVNGKDASSTFSQVENLNRELTSRVTAHWEKFMATRSPEEDAEKAQADFVKSAVRNVRYGPESLSEFTQWRVQMISEALVASGGTQVHETRIPERPSKATAAQEPRARLMALKRSGDVSLSLSPSKRGCPSPPAHVEGSPMGSDGSQPALDLEPLHFLQCHSKNNSPRDLETQLWACAFEPAWEEGQAGATSQTVATCGGEAVCVIDCQTGIVLHKYKAPGEEFFSVAWTALTVVTQAGHKKRWSVLAAAGLRGLVRLLHVRAGFCCGVIRAHKKAIATLCFSPTHETHLFTASYDKRIILWDVGVPNHDYEFQASSQLLTLDAASIPLRLCPVASCPEAYLLAGCEGGCCCWDVRLDQPQKRRVCEVEFVFSEGSEAPGRRVDGLAFVNEDVVASKGNSLGTICLWSWSQTWVGRGKQSTLAVVVLARLQWSPTKLAYFSLSTCPDEGIVLCGDEEGNVWVYDVRHILTQQPPLPAALQAPTQILKWPQPWALGQMVTKTMVNTVVANPTFTYLTALTDSNIVAIWKRP
- the LRWD1 gene encoding leucine-rich repeat and WD repeat-containing protein 1 isoform X2, whose product is MGPLSARLLMQRGRPKSDRLGKIRSLDLSGLKLLSEHLDPKLLSRLTQLQELDLSNNQLETLPANLGLSHLRILRCANNQLGDVTALCQFPQLEELSLEGNPFLTVSDNLKVSFLLPKLRKVNGKDASSTFSQVENLNRELTSRVTAHWEKFMATRSPEEDAEKAQADFVKSAVRNVRYGPESLSEFTQWRVQMISEALVASGGTQVHETRIPERPSKATAAQEPRARLMALKRSGDVSLSLSPSKRGCPSPPAHVEGSPMGSDGSQPALDLEPLHFLQCHSKNNSPRDLETQLWACAFEPAWEEGQAGATSQTVATCGGEAVCVIDCQTGIVLHKYKAPGEEFFSVAWTALTVVTQAGHKKRWSVLAAAGLRGLVRLLHVRAGFCCGVIRAHKKAIATLCFSPTHETHLFTASYDKRIILWDVGVPNHDYEFQASQLLTLDAASIPLRLCPVASCPEAYLLAGCEGGCCCWDVRLDQPQKRRVCEVEFVFSEGSEAPGRRVDGLAFVNEDVVASKGNSLGTICLWSWSQTWVGRGKQSTLAVVVLARLQWSPTKLAYFSLSTCPDEGIVLCGDEEGNVWVYDVRHILTQQPPLPAALQAPTQLDEPTQKHGYVNRHGSVSCRKCTFTCELPEQAPRSSSSSERPGNLEFLLCLREPPKHCPKAFDLELTI
- the LRWD1 gene encoding leucine-rich repeat and WD repeat-containing protein 1 isoform X1; this translates as MGPLSARLLMQRGRPKSDRLGKIRSLDLSGLKLLSEHLDPKLLSRLTQLQELDLSNNQLETLPANLGLSHLRILRCANNQLGDVTALCQFPQLEELSLEGNPFLTVSDNLKVSFLLPKLRKVNGKDASSTFSQVENLNRELTSRVTAHWEKFMATRSPEEDAEKAQADFVKSAVRNVRYGPESLSEFTQWRVQMISEALVASGGTQVHETRIPERPSKATAAQEPRARLMALKRSGDVSLSLSPSKRGCPSPPAHVEGSPMGSDGSQPALDLEPLHFLQCHSKNNSPRDLETQLWACAFEPAWEEGQAGATSQTVATCGGEAVCVIDCQTGIVLHKYKAPGEEFFSVAWTALTVVTQAGHKKRWSVLAAAGLRGLVRLLHVRAGFCCGVIRAHKKAIATLCFSPTHETHLFTASYDKRIILWDVGVPNHDYEFQASSQLLTLDAASIPLRLCPVASCPEAYLLAGCEGGCCCWDVRLDQPQKRRVCEVEFVFSEGSEAPGRRVDGLAFVNEDVVASKGNSLGTICLWSWSQTWVGRGKQSTLAVVVLARLQWSPTKLAYFSLSTCPDEGIVLCGDEEGNVWVYDVRHILTQQPPLPAALQAPTQLDEPTQKHGYVNRHGSVSCRKCTFTCELPEQAPRSSSSSERPGNLEFLLCLREPPKHCPKAFDLELTI
- the LRWD1 gene encoding leucine-rich repeat and WD repeat-containing protein 1 isoform X5, with protein sequence MGPLSARLLMQRGRPKSDRLGKIRSLDLSGLKLLSEHLDPKLLSRLTQLQELDLSNNQLETLPANLGLSHLRILRCANNQLGDVTALCQFPQLEELSLEGNPFLTVSDNLKVSFLLPKLRKVNGKDASSTFSQVENLNRELTSRVTAHWEKFMATRSPEEDAEKAQADFVKSAVRNVRYGPESLSEFTQWRVQMISEALVASGGTQVHETRIPERPSKATAAQEPRARLMALKRSGDVSLSLSPSKRGCPSPPAHVEGSPMGSDGSQPALDLEPLHFLQCHSKNNSPRDLETQLWACAFEPAWEEGQAGATSQTVATCGGEAVCVIDCQTGIVLHKYKAPGEEFFSVAWTALTVVTQAGHKKRWSVLAAAGLRGLVRLLHVRAGFCCGVIRAHKKAIATLCFSPTHETHLFTASYDKRIILWDVGVPNHDYEFQASSQLLTLDAASIPLRLCPVASCPEAYLLAGCEGGCCCWDVRLDQPQKRRVCEVEFVFSEGSEAPGRRVDGLAFVNEDVVDEGIVLCGDEEGNVWVYDVRHILTQQPPLPAALQAPTQLDEPTQKHGYVNRHGSVSCRKCTFTCELPEQAPRSSSSSERPGNLEFLLCLREPPKHCPKAFDLELTI
- the LRWD1 gene encoding leucine-rich repeat and WD repeat-containing protein 1 isoform X4; this translates as MGPLSARLLMQRGRPKSDRLGKIRSLDLSGLKLLSEHLDPKLLSRLTQLQELDLSNNQLETLPANLGLSHLRILRCANNQLGDVTALCQFPQLEELSLEGNPFLTVSDNLKVSFLLPKLRKVNGKDASSTFSQVENLNRELTSRVTAHWEKFMATRSPEEDAEKAQADFVKSAVRNVRYGPESLSEFTQWRVQMISEALVASGGTQVHETRIPERPSKATAAQEPRARLMALKRSGDVSLSLSPSKRGCPSPPAHVEGSPMGSDGSQPALDLEPLHFLQCHSKNNSPRDLETQLWACAFEPAWEEGQAGATSQTVATCGGEAVCVIDCQTGIVLHKYKAPGEEFFSVAWTALTVVTQAGHKKRWSVLAAAGLRGLVRLLHVRAGFCCGVIRAHKKAIATLCFSPTHETHLFTASYDKRIILWDVGVPNHDYEFQASQLLTLDAASIPLRLCPVASCPEAYLLAGCEGGCCCWDVRLDQPQKRRVCEVEFVFSEGSEAPGRRVDGLAFVNEDVVASKGNSLGTICLWSWSQTWVGRGKQSTLAVVVLARLQWSPTKLAYFSLSTCPDEGIVLCGDEEGNVWVYDVRHILTQQPPLPAALQAPTQILKWPQPWALGQMVTKTMVNTVVANPTFTYLTALTDSNIVAIWKRP